The Triticum aestivum cultivar Chinese Spring chromosome 3A, IWGSC CS RefSeq v2.1, whole genome shotgun sequence genome includes a region encoding these proteins:
- the LOC123063380 gene encoding multiple organellar RNA editing factor 2, chloroplastic, translating into MAAAATSMARRCSPLPPHLPPPRLPRVHPAHPGVDEGDAAPRGRRLLVAPLPRRQGRQGHGAAAGGRRVLPHAGRRRGRDRAPTEMAPLFPGCDYEHWLIVMDNLGGEGDSKHQMIDCYIHTLAKQQGGGQEEDLQRLMPALLRVRMGACLSTSVGCAAGIPGVLFVLPDSYVDPEHKDYRGS; encoded by the exons atggccgccgccgccacttCCATGGCCCGCAGGTGCTCTCCCCTGCCTCCTCATCtcccaccgcctcgcctcccccgGGTCCATCCCGCGCACCCCGGTGTCGACGAAGGAGATGCTGCACCCCGTGGCCGTCGCCTCCTCGTAGCTCCTCTTCCGCGGCGTCAGGGGCGCCAGGGGCATGGCGCGGCGGCCGGGGGCCGACGGGTACTCCCccacgcggggcggcggcggggccgggacCGGGCGCCCACGGAGATGGCGCCGCTGTTCCCGGGCTGCGACTACGAGCACTGGCTGATCGTCATGGACAATCTCGGCGGCGAGGGTGACTCTAAGCACCAGATGATCGACTGCTACATCCACACCCTCGCCAAG CAGCAAGGAGGAGGCCAAGAGGAAGATTTACAACGTCTCATGCCAGCGCTACTTCGGGTTCGG ATGGGAGCATGCCTAAGTACATCTGTTGGTTGTGCCGCAGGGATTCCTGGTGTTCTCTTTGTGCTCCCTGATTCCTATGTTGACCCTGAACACAAGGACTATAGAG GTTCGTGA